TTCATTCTCTAGGAGCGGGCTTTTTTCTATAGATTAAATAGTAAACTGTCAATCTCTAGCGCTTTTCTACGTTGACAGGCCGGTTAACTTTTTGCTTCTAAATAAAGAGCTTGAATAAATTTTTTAATATTAATCCGACAATGACCGTATTCGTCTTGGATTTTGCCTTCAAGTTCGAACATTTTCATTCGGACTTGAGTATAGTCAAAGAAACTGGATGAATAATGTTCAAACTTTGGATTGCTGTAATCGGTAAGCCCAAGTGAAGCAATACCCTGAAGTGCTTGATGGATGGCACGGCGGATACGCTGCTCAACCGCTTTTATTTCTTTTTTAAGCTCCTGTTGCGGAGAGGAGTGTCCAAGACGTTTATCAACTACTTTTTCATATAAATCCTTTAGAGACGGTGTTTCACGTACCCCGCCTTTTTCTAATTGTGATAATATCGCTAAAATATCAAGCAGATCCTTACAACCACTCTCTCCAATAATACCAAGCTCATACAGGATGTTCTTTCCAGATTGAATAATTGGATTTTGAGTCGAGTGTTTAAGTCTTTCAGGACTTTTCTTTTGCGAATGGTTTGTTAAAAAGCTTAATGATTTTTGAATGTCTGTTAGCGATTTTTCTAGTTGCAGTTGATTGGATACCTTCTTTAAGATGTTGACGACTTCACAACGGTTAATTGGCTTTGTAATATAGTGATCAACCCCTAACGAATAGGCTTCACCAATCATATCCTTTGTTTCAACCTGGGAAATCATAATAATTTTTCCACGGAAGAAAGGAGCAATTTCCCTAATCGTTTCAATTCCATCACGGTTTGGCATTAGTAAGTCGATTATCAGGATGTCTATTCCTTGTTCAGCAAGAATATCTGCATAAACCTCAGAACCATCCACTGCCTCTCCTGCTACGGTCCCCAATTCTTCTTCTTCAATAATATTAGAAAGCATTACCCGAATCGTGGGGGAATCATCGACAATTAGAAATTTCAAAACTATCATCCTCTCTCTCTGTTAAACTTGCGACCGGAAGAAGTATTTCAAAACTGGTTCTGTTTATCTCATTTGTATCTAAAAGATTGAGCTCTCCTCCGATATTTTCAATCACAT
The DNA window shown above is from Neobacillus sp. WH10 and carries:
- a CDS encoding response regulator, which translates into the protein MKFLIVDDSPTIRVMLSNIIEEEELGTVAGEAVDGSEVYADILAEQGIDILIIDLLMPNRDGIETIREIAPFFRGKIIMISQVETKDMIGEAYSLGVDHYITKPINRCEVVNILKKVSNQLQLEKSLTDIQKSLSFLTNHSQKKSPERLKHSTQNPIIQSGKNILYELGIIGESGCKDLLDILAILSQLEKGGVRETPSLKDLYEKVVDKRLGHSSPQQELKKEIKAVEQRIRRAIHQALQGIASLGLTDYSNPKFEHYSSSFFDYTQVRMKMFELEGKIQDEYGHCRINIKKFIQALYLEAKS